A genome region from Thermomonospora amylolytica includes the following:
- a CDS encoding cytochrome P450, translating to MRYGAKAAARHEARLLWAGDPGLYALPQAARHTAPIQRFPRIGWVVTDPVPARRVLNDAAGFGMSGEGGVGHLWAQLFGPEMGALFGGARHAELRARARDLFTEEGARTLVERAQGGHYRMLAGRLADGETIDVADATRVLAGRLVADLLGMRLGSPADDAYREIFAAGERLAGLAMGTTASTVLPAERIRRARTIVGDITRGVEEGYRTAGPDTILGLCREMGLGLPLTRGLATLPAIAGTETGASGTARTVALLHDTGQQAALPADPGLMPGAVREGLRVTTPAPVIGQAVPRDAEVGGRPLQAGERVLLLTHLADNAVGPFDVRREYVPETRQLWFGAGRHLCLGAAVARTQITRMLETVTAAGPYRIVARRPARRVLVPAYAALRVRAEG from the coding sequence GTGAGGTACGGGGCGAAGGCCGCGGCGCGGCATGAGGCGCGGCTGTTGTGGGCGGGCGATCCGGGGCTGTACGCGCTGCCGCAGGCGGCCCGGCACACCGCCCCGATTCAGCGGTTTCCCCGGATCGGCTGGGTGGTGACCGATCCGGTGCCGGCCCGCCGGGTGCTGAACGACGCGGCGGGCTTCGGCATGTCCGGGGAGGGCGGGGTGGGCCATCTGTGGGCCCAGTTGTTCGGCCCGGAGATGGGCGCCCTGTTCGGCGGGGCCAGGCACGCCGAACTGCGCGCCCGTGCCCGTGACCTGTTCACCGAGGAGGGCGCGCGGACGCTGGTCGAACGGGCCCAGGGCGGGCACTACCGGATGCTGGCCGGGCGGCTGGCGGACGGGGAGACGATCGACGTGGCCGACGCCACCCGGGTGCTGGCCGGACGGCTGGTCGCCGACCTTCTGGGGATGCGGCTGGGCTCCCCCGCCGACGACGCCTACCGGGAGATCTTCGCCGCCGGGGAACGGCTGGCCGGGCTGGCGATGGGCACCACCGCCTCGACCGTGCTGCCCGCCGAGCGGATCCGCCGGGCCCGCACCATCGTCGGCGACATCACCCGGGGCGTCGAGGAGGGCTACCGGACCGCCGGGCCGGACACGATCCTGGGCCTCTGCCGGGAGATGGGGCTGGGCCTGCCGCTGACCCGGGGCCTGGCGACGCTGCCGGCCATCGCGGGCACCGAGACCGGCGCCTCCGGCACCGCCCGCACGGTGGCGCTGCTGCACGACACCGGGCAGCAGGCGGCGCTGCCGGCGGACCCGGGCCTGATGCCGGGCGCGGTCCGGGAGGGCCTGCGGGTCACCACCCCGGCGCCGGTGATCGGCCAGGCGGTGCCGCGGGACGCCGAGGTGGGCGGCCGGCCGCTCCAGGCGGGAGAACGCGTTCTACTGCTGACCCACCTGGCGGACAACGCGGTGGGGCCGTTCGACGTGCGGCGCGAGTACGTGCCCGAGACCCGGCAGTTGTGGTTCGGGGCGGGGCGGCATCTGTGCCTGGGGGCGGCGGTGGCGCGCACCCAGATCACCCGGATGCTGGAGACGGTGACGGCGGCGGGGCCGTACCGGATCGTCGCCCGTCGCCCGGCCCGCCGGGTGCTGGTGCCCGCCTACGCCGCGCTGCGGGTGCG
- a CDS encoding helix-turn-helix transcriptional regulator: protein MRASRLVSLLLLLQARGTMTAAELARELEVSERTVYRDVLALSAAGIPVYAEQGRRGGYRLVDGYRTRLTGLSRAEAEALFLAGLTGPAEDMGLADAVAAARLKVLAALPSSLQDAPARTGQRFHLDVAGWFDDTGPPPMLAALARAVWQDETVVLRYRRDREVTRTVDPYGLVLKGGTWYLVGRVGGDHRTYRVDRVSAVEPAGRTFDRDESFDLRAFWAERAAQFVETLLHETVRIRLTPAGVRLLRYAVEPPASRRALQTAGEPDEQGRVTTRLPVESLDVAYTQLMRLGPEVEVLDPPELRDRMAEAATRFAALYQR from the coding sequence ATGCGCGCGTCGCGACTGGTGTCGCTGCTGTTGCTGTTGCAGGCGCGGGGGACGATGACGGCCGCCGAGCTGGCCCGCGAGCTGGAGGTCTCCGAGCGGACCGTCTACCGGGACGTGCTGGCGCTGTCGGCCGCGGGCATCCCGGTGTACGCCGAACAGGGGCGGCGCGGCGGCTACCGGCTGGTGGACGGCTACCGGACCCGGCTGACCGGGCTGAGCCGGGCGGAGGCCGAGGCGCTGTTCCTGGCGGGGCTGACCGGGCCCGCCGAGGACATGGGACTGGCCGACGCGGTGGCGGCGGCCCGGCTGAAGGTGCTGGCGGCGCTGCCGTCGTCGTTGCAGGACGCGCCGGCGCGGACGGGCCAGCGGTTCCATCTGGACGTCGCCGGATGGTTCGACGACACCGGGCCGCCGCCGATGCTGGCGGCGCTGGCGCGGGCGGTGTGGCAGGACGAGACGGTGGTGCTGCGCTACCGGCGGGACCGTGAGGTGACGCGGACCGTCGACCCGTACGGGCTCGTCCTCAAGGGCGGCACCTGGTACCTGGTCGGCCGGGTGGGCGGCGACCACCGCACCTACCGCGTCGACCGGGTGAGCGCCGTCGAGCCCGCCGGCCGGACGTTCGACCGCGACGAGTCGTTCGACCTGCGGGCCTTCTGGGCGGAGCGGGCGGCGCAGTTCGTGGAGACCCTGCTGCACGAGACGGTGCGGATCCGGCTCACCCCGGCGGGCGTGCGCCTGCTGCGGTACGCCGTCGAGCCGCCCGCCTCCCGCCGCGCCCTGCAGACCGCCGGGGAACCCGACGAGCAGGGCCGGGTCACCACCCGCCTGCCCGTCGAGTCCCTCGACGTCGCCTACACGCAGCTCATGCGGCTCGGCCCCGAGGTGGAGGTCCTCGACCCCCCGGAGCTGCGGGACCGCATGGCCGAGGCCGCCACCCGCTTCGCCGCGCTTTATCAGCGTTGA
- a CDS encoding FAD binding domain-containing protein, with amino-acid sequence MEFLRALSWEEALALKGERPEAVPIQGGTDVMVEINFDVRRPGALLDLNPVAELASWQTADGRLRIGAGVPYTRLIAELGDRAPGLAQAARTVGSPQIRNRGTVGGNLGAASPAGDCHPPLLAAGAQVEVESAADGVRMIPAEEFYVGVKRNALREDELIRAVWVEPAPGPQQFSKIGTRNAMVIAVCSFALALDPARGRVGTGIGSAAPTPIRATEAEEFLAGELDWDAPLDEAVAARFGELVGRAAAPIDDVRGTAAYRRHALSVMARRTLTWAWNDHLAEGGTAR; translated from the coding sequence ATGGAGTTCCTGCGGGCACTGAGCTGGGAGGAGGCGCTCGCCCTGAAGGGGGAGCGGCCCGAGGCGGTGCCGATCCAGGGCGGCACCGACGTGATGGTGGAGATCAACTTCGACGTGCGGCGGCCGGGGGCGCTGCTGGACCTGAACCCGGTGGCGGAGCTGGCGTCGTGGCAGACGGCGGACGGGCGGCTGCGGATCGGGGCCGGGGTGCCGTACACACGGCTGATCGCCGAGCTGGGCGATCGGGCGCCAGGGCTGGCGCAGGCGGCGCGGACGGTCGGGTCGCCGCAGATCCGCAACCGGGGGACCGTGGGCGGCAACCTGGGGGCGGCCTCGCCCGCGGGGGACTGCCATCCGCCGTTGCTGGCCGCCGGCGCGCAGGTCGAGGTGGAGTCGGCGGCGGACGGGGTGCGGATGATCCCCGCCGAGGAGTTCTACGTCGGGGTGAAGCGGAACGCGCTGCGCGAGGACGAGCTGATCCGGGCGGTGTGGGTCGAGCCGGCGCCGGGACCGCAGCAGTTCTCCAAGATCGGGACACGGAACGCGATGGTGATCGCGGTGTGCTCGTTCGCGCTGGCGCTGGATCCGGCCCGCGGGCGGGTGGGGACCGGGATCGGGTCGGCCGCGCCCACGCCGATCCGGGCCACGGAGGCCGAGGAGTTCCTGGCCGGGGAACTGGACTGGGACGCCCCGCTGGACGAGGCGGTCGCCGCGCGGTTCGGGGAGCTGGTGGGGCGGGCCGCCGCGCCGATCGACGACGTGCGCGGCACCGCCGCCTACCGCCGCCACGCGCTGTCGGTGATGGCGCGGCGCACGCTGACCTGGGCGTGGAACGATCATCTGGCGGAAGGGGGAACGGCGCGATGA
- a CDS encoding 8-oxoguanine deaminase produces the protein MRIAIENAHVVTVAGPEHPGGHVVVEDGRIAAVGPGPAPGDADERIDGTGCLATPGLVNTHHHLYQWASQGLAKDSTLFEWLVTLYRPWSKMDAEVVHGAASAGLGWLALSGCTTSTDHHYLFPSGRGDLFAAEVEAAAELHIRFHPCRGSMDKGRSQGGLPPDEVVEDLDTILAETEAVIDRHHDASPGSMLRVAVAPCSPFSVSKDLLVQSADLARAKGVRLHTHLSETLDEEEYCLAQFGMTPVQYMETLGWLGPDVWYAHAVHLHDADIAAMAGTGTGMAHCPSSNARLGAGIARVADALAAGVPVGLGVDGAASAEMVPLAGEIRQAMYLQRARYGPTALTARQALEMATLGGARCLGRDDEIGTLEPGKLADIALWRVDGFHAALDDPVVALAYGQTPPLARLLVGGRTVVSDGELATVAQDEVARRGADAHRRLMRLAADVL, from the coding sequence ATGAGGATCGCGATCGAGAACGCCCACGTCGTCACCGTCGCCGGGCCCGAACACCCCGGCGGGCACGTCGTCGTCGAGGACGGGCGCATCGCCGCGGTCGGCCCCGGCCCCGCGCCCGGCGACGCCGACGAGCGGATCGACGGCACCGGCTGCCTGGCCACGCCCGGCCTGGTCAACACCCACCACCACCTCTACCAGTGGGCGAGCCAGGGCCTGGCCAAGGACAGCACCCTGTTCGAATGGCTGGTGACGCTGTACCGGCCCTGGTCGAAGATGGACGCCGAGGTCGTGCACGGGGCCGCGTCGGCGGGGCTGGGCTGGCTGGCGCTGTCGGGCTGCACCACCAGCACCGACCACCACTACCTGTTCCCCTCCGGCCGCGGCGACCTGTTCGCCGCCGAGGTGGAGGCCGCCGCCGAGCTGCACATCCGCTTCCACCCCTGCCGCGGGTCGATGGACAAGGGGCGGTCGCAGGGCGGGCTGCCGCCGGACGAGGTGGTCGAAGATCTCGACACGATCCTGGCGGAGACCGAGGCCGTCATCGACCGCCACCACGACGCCTCGCCCGGCTCGATGCTGCGGGTGGCGGTCGCGCCGTGCTCGCCGTTCTCGGTCAGCAAGGACCTGCTCGTCCAGTCCGCCGACCTGGCCCGCGCCAAGGGCGTCCGGCTGCACACCCACCTGAGCGAGACGCTGGACGAGGAGGAGTACTGCCTCGCCCAGTTCGGCATGACGCCCGTCCAGTACATGGAGACGCTGGGCTGGCTCGGGCCGGACGTGTGGTACGCGCACGCCGTTCACCTGCACGACGCCGACATCGCCGCGATGGCCGGGACCGGCACCGGCATGGCCCACTGCCCCAGCTCCAACGCCCGTCTCGGGGCCGGCATCGCCCGCGTCGCCGACGCCCTGGCCGCGGGCGTCCCGGTCGGCCTGGGCGTGGACGGCGCGGCCTCCGCCGAGATGGTGCCGCTGGCCGGGGAGATCCGCCAGGCCATGTACCTGCAGCGCGCCCGGTACGGCCCCACCGCGCTCACCGCCCGGCAGGCCCTGGAGATGGCCACCCTCGGCGGCGCCCGCTGCCTGGGCCGCGACGACGAGATCGGCACGCTGGAGCCCGGCAAGCTCGCCGACATCGCGCTGTGGCGGGTCGACGGGTTCCACGCCGCGCTGGACGACCCGGTGGTGGCGCTCGCCTACGGCCAGACCCCGCCGCTGGCCCGCCTGCTGGTCGGCGGCCGGACGGTGGTCTCGGACGGCGAGCTGGCGACCGTTGCGCAGGACGAGGTCGCGCGCCGCGGCGCCGACGCCCACCGCAGGCTGATGCGCCTGGCCGCCGACGTGCTGTAG
- a CDS encoding Uma2 family endonuclease codes for MSITTTNEHPVKLPDTAHAMWERGELHDFLHLPHDNFSVEIIGGKIVVSPAPRAGHGRVIRGIYNAFRDARVADPQFPWDCAPMLDLNLTEIGEGYCPDLMVMQAEILGVLEDEDERYARTDHVEMVVEVTSPSNASNDRRPAERGAPSKWTGYARAEIPYYLLVDRDPKGPLITLYSVPDPAAGAYLHSDTWEFGDTVTLEHFGLEIDTTGWAPWKD; via the coding sequence GTGAGCATCACCACCACAAACGAACATCCGGTCAAGCTGCCCGACACCGCCCACGCCATGTGGGAGCGGGGCGAACTGCACGACTTTCTGCACCTCCCGCACGACAACTTCAGCGTCGAGATCATCGGAGGGAAGATCGTCGTGTCGCCCGCCCCCCGTGCCGGGCACGGCCGCGTCATCCGCGGGATATACAACGCCTTCAGGGATGCCCGGGTGGCCGATCCACAGTTCCCCTGGGACTGTGCACCGATGCTCGATCTCAACCTGACCGAGATCGGTGAGGGGTACTGCCCCGACCTCATGGTGATGCAGGCCGAGATTCTCGGCGTGCTCGAAGACGAGGATGAACGGTACGCCCGCACCGACCACGTGGAGATGGTCGTCGAGGTGACGTCCCCGTCCAACGCGAGCAACGACCGCAGGCCCGCCGAGCGGGGCGCACCGTCCAAGTGGACCGGGTACGCCAGGGCGGAGATCCCCTACTACCTGCTGGTGGACCGCGACCCCAAGGGTCCGCTCATCACGCTGTACTCGGTCCCGGACCCGGCCGCCGGGGCCTACCTGCACTCCGACACCTGGGAGTTCGGCGACACCGTGACGCTCGAGCACTTCGGCCTGGAGATCGACACCACCGGCTGGGCGCCCTGGAAGGACTGA
- a CDS encoding NAD-dependent epimerase/dehydratase family protein, whose amino-acid sequence MRIAVTGASGFVGGAVCRALAEQGVETFAYGRRPRVDPSHVGGAPYRSWDITGGPLADAPDVDAVVHCAGSVTDWGPVGEFFHTNLGGTRNVLASFPEARFVHVSTASVYDPYRPTVAAREEEAPVARYLNGYGASKAAAERAVLAAMRERPAIILRPHAVYGPGDTTLLPRVLGAVRGPLLPAVGDGRQLISLTSIGNLVRACALAATGPVEHGVFNVTDAAPVALDDALRAVLAERGIAARPVYLPLAAVWPLAAAVEGVFLAARRPRPPRLTRYAIGHLAVERTLDITAARDVLGYDPAPTDLTGAADW is encoded by the coding sequence GTGAGGATCGCCGTGACCGGGGCGTCCGGGTTCGTGGGGGGCGCGGTGTGCCGGGCGCTCGCCGAACAGGGCGTCGAGACGTTCGCCTACGGCCGCCGCCCCCGGGTGGATCCCTCGCACGTCGGCGGCGCCCCGTACCGGTCGTGGGACATCACCGGCGGGCCGCTGGCCGACGCGCCCGACGTGGACGCGGTCGTGCACTGCGCGGGCAGCGTCACCGACTGGGGGCCGGTCGGCGAGTTCTTCCACACCAACCTCGGCGGCACCCGCAACGTCCTGGCGTCGTTCCCCGAGGCGCGGTTCGTCCACGTCAGCACCGCCAGCGTCTACGACCCGTACCGCCCGACCGTCGCCGCCCGCGAGGAGGAGGCCCCGGTCGCCCGCTACCTGAACGGCTACGGCGCGTCCAAGGCCGCCGCCGAACGCGCCGTCCTGGCCGCCATGCGCGAACGCCCCGCGATCATCCTGCGCCCGCACGCCGTCTACGGCCCCGGCGACACCACCCTGCTGCCGCGCGTGCTGGGAGCGGTGCGCGGCCCGCTGCTGCCCGCCGTGGGGGACGGCCGGCAGCTCATCAGCCTCACCTCGATCGGCAACCTGGTGCGGGCCTGCGCGCTGGCCGCCACCGGCCCGGTGGAGCACGGCGTCTTCAACGTCACCGACGCCGCCCCCGTCGCCCTCGACGACGCGCTCCGCGCCGTCCTCGCCGAACGCGGCATCGCCGCCCGCCCGGTCTACCTGCCGCTCGCGGCGGTGTGGCCGCTGGCCGCCGCCGTCGAGGGCGTGTTCCTGGCCGCGCGCCGCCCCCGGCCGCCCCGCCTGACCCGTTACGCGATCGGTCACCTGGCGGTGGAACGCACCCTGGACATCACCGCCGCCCGCGACGTCCTCGGCTACGACCCGGCCCCCACCGACCTCACCGGCGCGGCGGACTGGTGA
- a CDS encoding RNA-guided endonuclease InsQ/TnpB family protein — MRLRYKFRLYPTAGQRKALARAFGCARVVYNDALRARESARSAGRPYVSDAELSRRVITQAKKTPERAWLGEVSAVVLQQALADLNAAYRNFFASITGRRKGPKIAPPRFRSRKDTRQAVRFTRNARFTITAGGKLRLPKIGDVPVRWSRSLPSEPSSVTVIKDSAGRYFASFVVDATDGPPPPATAEVGIDLGLRHFAVLSDGRRITNPRFLRRAERRLRRAQRNLCRKQPGSNNRAKARIRVAKAHARVADARRDWAHKLSTRIIRENQAVYVEDLAVSGLARTRLAKSVHDAGWSAFVAMLEYKAARHGRTFARIGRFEPTSQVCSTCGRRDGPKPLHVRAWTCPACGVRHDRDVNAARNILAAGRAERQNACGGLVRPPHQVARPDEAGSHRGAAQAARHGLNPRLSDRGARQR; from the coding sequence GTGCGGCTGCGGTACAAATTCCGTCTTTACCCGACGGCAGGCCAGCGAAAGGCGTTGGCACGGGCGTTCGGGTGCGCGCGGGTGGTGTACAACGACGCCCTGAGGGCCAGGGAGTCCGCCCGGTCGGCGGGACGGCCGTACGTCAGCGACGCCGAGCTGTCCAGGCGGGTCATCACACAGGCGAAGAAAACCCCTGAGCGTGCATGGCTGGGCGAGGTTTCCGCGGTGGTGCTGCAGCAGGCACTGGCGGACCTGAACGCCGCCTACCGCAACTTCTTCGCCTCCATCACCGGCAGACGAAAAGGCCCGAAGATCGCGCCGCCACGCTTCCGGTCCCGCAAGGACACCCGGCAAGCAGTCAGGTTCACCCGCAACGCCCGCTTCACCATAACGGCGGGCGGGAAGCTGCGGTTGCCGAAGATCGGGGACGTGCCGGTGCGGTGGTCTCGTTCGCTGCCATCAGAGCCCTCGTCGGTCACGGTGATCAAAGACTCCGCCGGACGCTATTTCGCCTCCTTCGTCGTAGACGCCACCGACGGGCCGCCTCCTCCGGCGACAGCCGAGGTGGGAATCGATCTGGGGCTGCGCCATTTCGCGGTGCTCTCGGACGGCCGTAGGATCACCAATCCCCGGTTTCTGCGACGCGCCGAACGGCGGCTCCGCAGAGCCCAGCGAAATCTGTGCCGCAAGCAGCCGGGATCGAACAACCGGGCCAAGGCCCGCATCAGGGTGGCCAAGGCGCACGCCCGGGTGGCCGATGCGCGCCGGGACTGGGCGCACAAACTCTCCACACGGATCATCCGCGAGAACCAAGCGGTGTACGTGGAGGACCTTGCCGTGTCCGGCCTGGCGCGTACTCGGCTGGCCAAGAGCGTTCACGATGCGGGCTGGTCGGCGTTCGTGGCGATGCTGGAGTACAAGGCCGCCCGGCACGGACGGACCTTTGCGCGGATCGGGCGGTTCGAGCCCACCAGCCAGGTGTGCTCGACCTGCGGCAGACGGGACGGGCCCAAGCCACTGCACGTCCGCGCATGGACCTGCCCGGCCTGCGGCGTCCGGCATGACCGTGATGTGAACGCCGCACGCAACATCCTCGCCGCCGGACGGGCGGAGAGGCAAAACGCCTGTGGAGGACTGGTAAGACCACCACACCAGGTGGCACGGCCCGACGAAGCAGGAAGCCACAGAGGTGCCGCGCAGGCCGCGCGGCACGGGCTGAATCCCCGGCTCTCAGATCGGGGAGCACGTCAACGCTGA
- a CDS encoding cytochrome P450, producing the protein MNPGAWERRLYLAAHPFAYPLLRGLARCGPAVRVPGVGVVVNDAALARRVLLDGETFRKDGPGSPGELWTPVLGPSVLLNMEGEAHRTLRRKLTDLFTPGYAERLCAEILAEPLERLAARLSRGEEVDLVDTMRVMAGAVIGDVIGLAGRTTAASPGDRGARGAVPPQGMGDEDGYRHLFEQGERIVSMVSLRTRRLSPAQIERARAVLDPLGDIAAEAYAAGDENTVMGRMRLLGLSEDEARGAAGAFFLTGTETVATYVPRLIALLHDSGELDRVAADRSLLGAALDEAMRYITPTPVMLRSVHAPARIGGARVRPGDRVLIITHNCCRAYGPFDLDRPHPPKLRRLWFGAGPHFCIGYPIAMAEVRAVASTVLDAAPLTVVRRRAARGVLIPTYREFVVRRRAAS; encoded by the coding sequence ATGAACCCCGGCGCCTGGGAACGGCGGCTCTACCTGGCCGCCCATCCGTTCGCCTACCCCCTGCTGAGGGGCCTGGCCCGGTGCGGCCCGGCCGTGCGGGTGCCGGGCGTGGGAGTCGTGGTGAACGACGCGGCCCTGGCCCGGCGGGTGCTCCTGGACGGAGAGACGTTCCGCAAGGACGGCCCCGGCTCTCCCGGCGAGCTGTGGACCCCCGTGCTCGGGCCGTCCGTGCTGCTCAACATGGAGGGCGAGGCCCACCGGACGCTGCGCCGCAAGCTCACCGACCTGTTCACCCCCGGCTACGCCGAACGGCTGTGCGCCGAGATCCTCGCCGAGCCGCTGGAACGGCTCGCCGCCCGGTTGTCGCGGGGCGAGGAGGTCGACCTCGTGGACACGATGCGGGTGATGGCCGGGGCGGTCATCGGGGACGTCATCGGCCTGGCGGGGCGGACGACCGCGGCGAGCCCCGGCGATCGGGGGGCGCGAGGGGCCGTTCCCCCGCAGGGCATGGGCGACGAGGACGGGTACCGGCATCTGTTCGAGCAGGGCGAGCGGATCGTGTCGATGGTCTCGCTGCGGACCCGCCGCCTGTCCCCGGCGCAGATCGAACGCGCCCGTGCCGTGCTGGACCCGCTGGGGGACATCGCCGCCGAGGCGTACGCCGCCGGGGACGAGAACACGGTGATGGGCCGGATGCGGCTGCTCGGCCTGTCGGAGGACGAGGCGCGCGGGGCGGCGGGCGCGTTCTTCCTCACCGGCACCGAGACGGTCGCCACCTACGTGCCGCGCCTGATCGCCCTGCTGCACGACTCCGGCGAACTCGACCGGGTGGCCGCCGACCGGTCGCTGCTGGGCGCGGCCCTCGACGAGGCGATGCGGTACATCACCCCGACCCCGGTGATGCTCCGCAGCGTCCACGCCCCGGCGCGGATCGGCGGAGCGCGGGTGCGGCCGGGGGACCGGGTGCTGATCATCACGCACAACTGCTGCCGCGCGTACGGGCCGTTCGACCTGGACCGGCCGCACCCGCCAAAGCTGCGGCGGCTGTGGTTCGGGGCGGGACCGCACTTTTGCATCGGCTACCCGATCGCCATGGCCGAGGTCCGCGCGGTCGCCTCGACGGTGCTGGACGCCGCGCCGCTGACGGTCGTCCGCCGCCGCGCCGCCCGTGGCGTGCTGATCCCGACCTACCGGGAGTTCGTCGTCCGCAGGAGGGCCGCGTCGTGA
- a CDS encoding glycosyltransferase family 2 protein: MNLWVTVPAYNEERLIGGTLRSLAGQTDRDFRLVVVDNGSTDATAKIVREFADRHPGLTLRLVTEPRKGTGAAADTGMRYAIEQGATHLARTDADCLPHPGWVAAVKRAFAEGLEMVSGPLRPRTDEFRLKLWERRILPAVLETAAFVGRLRPGNQDPAYLGPYLMMPGCNLAIDAALYERAGGFPRTAIEEVHEDRALVNRVRRITAAYGLRKDVVVYGSVRRLRAYGLLGTIAWYADHRYTPDVVDVR; this comes from the coding sequence GTGAATCTATGGGTGACCGTCCCCGCCTATAACGAGGAACGTCTCATCGGGGGCACGTTGCGCAGCCTGGCCGGGCAGACCGACCGCGACTTCCGTCTCGTCGTGGTGGACAACGGCAGCACCGACGCCACCGCGAAGATCGTCCGGGAGTTCGCCGACCGGCATCCCGGGCTCACCCTGCGGCTGGTCACCGAACCGCGCAAGGGCACCGGGGCCGCCGCCGACACCGGGATGCGGTACGCCATCGAACAGGGGGCCACCCATCTGGCCCGCACCGACGCCGACTGCCTGCCCCACCCCGGCTGGGTCGCCGCCGTCAAGCGGGCGTTCGCCGAGGGGCTGGAGATGGTCAGCGGGCCGCTGCGGCCCCGCACCGACGAGTTCCGGCTCAAACTGTGGGAACGGCGGATCCTGCCCGCCGTGCTGGAGACGGCGGCGTTCGTCGGGCGCCTGCGGCCCGGCAACCAGGACCCCGCCTACCTGGGGCCGTACCTGATGATGCCGGGCTGCAACCTGGCGATCGACGCCGCCCTGTACGAGCGCGCCGGCGGCTTCCCGCGCACCGCCATCGAGGAGGTCCACGAGGACCGCGCCCTGGTCAACCGCGTGCGCAGGATCACCGCCGCGTACGGGCTGCGCAAGGACGTGGTCGTGTACGGCTCGGTGCGGCGGCTGCGGGCCTACGGCCTGCTCGGCACCATCGCCTGGTACGCCGACCACCGCTACACCCCCGACGTGGTGGACGTCAGATGA
- a CDS encoding (2Fe-2S)-binding protein yields MRVTFTVNGSAETVDDVWEGESLLYVLRERLGLPGSKNACEQGECGSCTVYLDGVTVCSCLVAAGQVQGRRVRTIEGLADGERLDPVQEAFVECGAVQCGFCTPGLIVQTHDLLKRAPQPSDAEIREALAGNLCRCTGYEKILEAVRLAASRKAAAR; encoded by the coding sequence ATGAGGGTGACGTTCACCGTCAACGGGTCGGCCGAGACGGTCGACGACGTGTGGGAGGGCGAGAGCCTGCTGTACGTGCTGCGCGAGCGGCTCGGGCTGCCGGGCTCCAAGAACGCCTGCGAACAGGGCGAGTGCGGATCCTGCACGGTCTACCTGGACGGCGTCACGGTGTGCTCCTGCCTGGTGGCCGCCGGGCAGGTCCAGGGCCGCCGGGTCCGCACCATCGAGGGCCTGGCCGACGGGGAACGGCTGGACCCGGTGCAGGAGGCGTTCGTGGAATGCGGGGCGGTGCAGTGCGGGTTCTGCACCCCCGGGCTCATCGTGCAGACCCACGACCTGCTGAAACGCGCCCCACAGCCGTCCGACGCGGAGATCCGCGAGGCGCTGGCCGGGAACCTGTGCCGCTGCACCGGCTACGAGAAGATCCTGGAGGCCGTGCGGCTCGCCGCCTCCCGCAAGGCGGCGGCCCGATGA
- a CDS encoding ComEA family DNA-binding protein, protein MPPGAVVVRDTSSIHLFHLILTVLSCGAWAPIWIIHAIVMAVKQPGAPLPPVPGAPMTPEQKNRMALEQAHARIRRRQEARTLAMRDPLTARELMIGRTDMPPDRRPYDDGGLIDVNVVPAQELTRFGLSMQDAERIVRLRAETGGFSSAEDLAVVANLPPHLVPELREYGLFLR, encoded by the coding sequence GTGCCGCCGGGGGCCGTGGTGGTGCGGGACACCAGCAGCATCCATCTGTTCCACCTGATCCTGACGGTGCTGTCGTGCGGGGCCTGGGCGCCGATCTGGATCATCCACGCGATCGTGATGGCGGTGAAGCAGCCGGGGGCTCCGCTGCCCCCGGTGCCGGGGGCGCCGATGACGCCGGAGCAGAAGAACCGGATGGCGCTGGAGCAGGCGCACGCGCGGATCCGGCGGCGGCAGGAGGCGCGGACGCTGGCGATGCGGGATCCGCTGACGGCGCGGGAGCTGATGATCGGGCGGACGGACATGCCGCCGGACCGGCGGCCGTACGACGACGGCGGGCTGATCGACGTGAACGTGGTCCCGGCCCAGGAGCTGACCCGGTTCGGGCTCAGCATGCAGGACGCGGAGCGGATCGTGCGGCTGCGGGCGGAGACCGGCGGGTTCAGCTCGGCGGAGGATCTGGCGGTGGTGGCGAACCTGCCGCCGCACCTGGTGCCCGAGCTCAGGGAGTACGGGCTGTTCCTGCGCTGA